From Candidatus Cybelea sp., a single genomic window includes:
- a CDS encoding NADH-quinone oxidoreductase subunit M, whose protein sequence is MLVTILLPIAAAALLLLLPRDDTRLSRTVGTLVAVVTFATVIAAGTGEWSAHWLSRPFNAAFHFGATPISFWIALLLTICTASAIASCRIDRTRDFVALLLALEGTMLGLFLARDLLVFAFFWDLMLVPVFFGLLGWGGHPATAWRYFIYNFAGGLTLLLATAAFGVIVGTTDVIGRAGAPLVGGWAPWIYAGFAFAFLVKTPVWPLHTWMPPTYSSLPSPMVAVVSAVQSKAGLYGFLAIATVMLPAYVREYATPLIVLGAISLIYGAVIALVQNDVKRIVAYSSLSHLGLIIIAVASQQQLALDGALVYIVAHGLFSAALFLVLGYVEEREGTRALPRLGGLGWTNPRLSGALCIAALAALGLPGLAGFAGELIILIGLYQAGYVWPAIVALVAIVLASAYLLRLYQDVMNGPERADLPVRPDLTLLEGLAIAPLLAALVLVGVYPTPLLTHENVVAAQRIAPP, encoded by the coding sequence GTGCTCGTAACCATCCTGCTGCCGATCGCCGCCGCCGCGCTGCTCCTGCTGCTGCCCCGCGACGATACGCGGCTTTCACGCACTGTCGGAACGCTGGTCGCCGTGGTCACCTTCGCTACGGTTATCGCCGCCGGCACCGGCGAATGGAGCGCGCACTGGCTCTCGCGGCCGTTTAACGCCGCCTTCCATTTCGGCGCTACACCGATTTCATTTTGGATCGCGCTGCTCTTGACGATCTGCACCGCCTCGGCGATCGCCTCGTGCCGCATCGATCGCACGCGTGATTTTGTCGCGCTGCTCCTCGCGCTCGAAGGGACGATGCTCGGGCTCTTTCTGGCGCGCGACTTACTCGTTTTTGCGTTTTTCTGGGATCTGATGCTCGTGCCGGTCTTCTTTGGACTGCTCGGCTGGGGCGGCCATCCCGCAACGGCATGGCGGTATTTCATCTACAACTTTGCCGGAGGCCTGACGCTGCTGCTCGCGACGGCAGCCTTCGGGGTCATTGTGGGAACGACCGACGTCATCGGCCGCGCCGGCGCTCCGCTCGTCGGAGGATGGGCACCCTGGATCTACGCAGGCTTCGCGTTTGCGTTCTTGGTGAAGACGCCGGTTTGGCCGCTGCACACGTGGATGCCGCCGACGTATAGCTCGCTGCCCTCGCCGATGGTTGCCGTCGTTTCCGCCGTGCAGTCCAAAGCCGGGCTCTACGGGTTCCTCGCGATCGCGACCGTGATGCTGCCGGCGTACGTGCGTGAATACGCGACGCCGCTGATCGTCTTGGGCGCCATTTCGCTAATCTATGGGGCGGTGATCGCGCTGGTTCAAAACGACGTGAAGCGGATCGTCGCCTATTCGTCGCTCTCGCATCTCGGACTCATCATCATCGCCGTCGCGTCGCAGCAGCAGCTGGCGCTCGACGGAGCGCTGGTCTACATCGTGGCGCACGGGCTCTTCTCGGCAGCGCTCTTCTTGGTGCTCGGCTACGTCGAAGAGCGCGAGGGGACGCGTGCGTTGCCGCGCTTGGGCGGACTGGGCTGGACGAATCCGCGCCTCTCGGGAGCGTTGTGTATCGCGGCGCTCGCCGCACTTGGTTTACCCGGTTTGGCGGGATTTGCCGGCGAGCTGATCATCCTGATCGGCCTCTACCAGGCCGGGTATGTTTGGCCCGCGATCGTCGCGCTGGTCGCGATCGTGCTCGCATCCGCCTATCTGCTGCGTCTCTATCAGGACGTGATGAATGGCCCAGAACGCGCCGACCTACCCGTTCGCCCCGATCTCACGCTGCTCGAAGGGCTCGCGATTGCTCCGCTGCTGGCAGCGCTCGTGCTCGTCGGCGTCTATCCCACGCCGCTGCTGACGCATGAAAACGTCGTGGCCGCGCAGAGGATCGCGCCGCCGTGA
- a CDS encoding pyridoxal-dependent decarboxylase, producing MKDDVLDAGLDRVAAWIRQYFEHPENYRVMPPARPGEIAALLPADAPEEGTDIEEILADFERIVVPGTTHWNHPRFFAYFATSAAPAGIAAEALAATLDVKAMLWRTSPAATELEEVMMRWLARLLELPPSWTGVIYDTASIAGFTALAAAREALPLQIRELGMTGRDLPVLRVYITAETHSHVEKAAIALGVGQHNVVRVDCDEAYRMRPDALRAAIAADRERGMQPLAVVATVGTTSTTSIDPVHPIADVAREQSVWLHVDAAYAGSAALIPEFRPMLDGVELADSLVLNPHKWMFVPMDLSVLFLKDESILRRAFSLVPEYLTTPEEGVVNYMDYGLQLGRRFRALKLWFVIRHFGVKGIRQRLGRHIELAQEFASWVRAHPGWEVLAPHPLSVVCFRYAPAGLDEAGRDAINAELLRAANATGEIFLSHTKVDGRYALRLAIGNLRTQRDDVEFAWRLLRSEAERCAGP from the coding sequence ATGAAGGACGACGTCTTGGATGCGGGACTCGATCGGGTCGCCGCTTGGATCCGGCAGTACTTCGAGCATCCCGAAAACTATCGCGTGATGCCGCCGGCTCGTCCGGGCGAGATCGCCGCCTTGCTCCCAGCCGACGCACCCGAAGAAGGCACCGATATCGAGGAAATTCTTGCCGATTTCGAGCGGATCGTCGTCCCGGGTACGACGCACTGGAATCACCCGCGCTTCTTTGCGTATTTTGCAACGAGCGCCGCACCGGCCGGGATTGCGGCCGAGGCCTTGGCCGCCACGCTCGATGTCAAAGCAATGCTGTGGCGCACGTCCCCGGCGGCGACCGAGTTGGAAGAGGTGATGATGCGCTGGCTCGCGCGGCTGCTCGAGCTGCCCCCCTCGTGGACCGGCGTGATCTACGATACCGCTTCGATCGCCGGCTTCACGGCGCTTGCCGCGGCGCGTGAGGCGCTTCCCTTGCAGATTCGCGAGCTCGGAATGACCGGACGCGACTTGCCGGTGCTGCGCGTCTACATCACTGCCGAAACGCACTCGCATGTCGAGAAAGCCGCGATCGCACTCGGGGTCGGGCAGCACAACGTGGTCCGAGTCGACTGCGATGAGGCGTACCGCATGCGCCCCGATGCGCTGCGCGCCGCGATCGCGGCCGACCGAGAGCGTGGGATGCAGCCGTTAGCCGTCGTCGCGACGGTCGGAACGACCTCGACGACCTCGATCGATCCGGTGCACCCGATTGCCGATGTCGCGCGCGAGCAGAGCGTTTGGCTGCACGTCGACGCCGCCTACGCGGGGAGCGCGGCGCTGATTCCGGAGTTTCGCCCGATGCTCGACGGCGTCGAGCTGGCCGACTCGCTCGTCCTCAACCCGCACAAATGGATGTTCGTCCCGATGGACCTTTCGGTGCTCTTTCTCAAGGACGAATCGATCCTGCGGCGTGCGTTCTCGCTCGTGCCGGAGTACTTGACGACGCCCGAAGAAGGGGTCGTCAACTACATGGACTACGGACTGCAGCTGGGCCGGCGCTTCCGCGCGCTCAAGCTCTGGTTCGTCATCCGACACTTCGGTGTGAAGGGAATTCGCCAACGGCTTGGCCGGCACATCGAGCTGGCGCAGGAGTTCGCATCCTGGGTCCGGGCGCATCCCGGCTGGGAGGTGCTGGCGCCGCATCCGCTATCGGTCGTTTGTTTTCGCTACGCGCCGGCGGGGCTCGACGAGGCCGGGCGCGACGCGATCAACGCCGAGCTGCTGCGCGCTGCCAATGCGACCGGCGAGATATTTCTCTCGCACACGAAGGTCGACGGGCGCTACGCGCTGCGCTTGGCGATCGGCAATCTGCGCACGCAGCGCGACGACGTCGAGTTTGCGTGGCGGCTGCTGCGCTCGGAGGCGGAGCGGTGCGCAGGACCTTGA
- a CDS encoding helix-turn-helix domain-containing protein, translating into MRPEEIVDFAEALARISASGGGPKALAAHLAGATGASVLLEDARWRHLAAAGTNSVPPSGRAIVESGAPGTASRIFCGDLHLGWLSLFGDDPSGALLVRLTAAAIGVEMGREIPGRRAKRGLFWSSLLDGTLPDAGAAREEAALQEVALATHYAVVALETEESGVSPALAELRALAADAFRAAGEELGFCEREQTLFVFVPAARSVEASNARTAAGLLPRAAARREPPLRICGGVGTIEPLAALARSGATAQAALVIGRRVFGSGHVVSFEALGAYPLLYEGADTARLRSFSAEVLAPLRTYDGKHQTDLERTLKLYFAVGQNIKTASERLCVHRQTIFYRLRQIGEITSRTLESPHDQLTFRMAVAIDELHS; encoded by the coding sequence GTGAGGCCCGAGGAGATCGTCGACTTCGCCGAAGCCCTCGCGCGGATTAGCGCATCGGGCGGCGGGCCGAAAGCGCTCGCCGCACACCTCGCCGGCGCCACCGGCGCAAGCGTGCTGCTCGAAGACGCCCGGTGGCGTCACCTCGCCGCAGCCGGAACGAACAGCGTCCCCCCGAGCGGCCGCGCGATCGTCGAATCCGGCGCGCCCGGAACGGCCTCGCGCATCTTCTGCGGCGATCTCCATCTGGGCTGGCTCTCGCTCTTCGGCGACGACCCCAGCGGCGCTCTCCTGGTGCGCCTGACGGCCGCCGCGATCGGCGTCGAGATGGGGCGCGAGATCCCCGGACGGCGCGCAAAACGCGGCTTGTTTTGGAGTTCTTTGCTCGACGGCACTCTGCCCGACGCCGGCGCAGCGCGCGAGGAAGCCGCGCTGCAAGAAGTCGCCTTGGCGACGCACTATGCAGTCGTCGCGCTCGAAACCGAAGAGAGCGGCGTATCGCCGGCTCTGGCAGAACTGCGCGCGCTCGCCGCCGACGCGTTTCGCGCCGCGGGCGAGGAACTGGGGTTTTGCGAGCGCGAGCAGACGCTGTTCGTCTTCGTTCCCGCGGCGCGCAGCGTCGAAGCGAGCAACGCGCGAACGGCGGCCGGGCTTCTGCCTCGCGCAGCCGCACGCAGAGAACCGCCCCTACGCATCTGCGGGGGCGTAGGGACCATCGAGCCGTTGGCGGCGCTAGCGCGCAGCGGAGCGACGGCGCAAGCAGCGCTGGTCATCGGCCGGCGCGTCTTTGGAAGCGGCCATGTGGTCTCCTTCGAAGCCCTCGGAGCCTACCCGCTGCTCTATGAAGGCGCCGATACAGCGCGATTGCGCTCGTTTTCCGCCGAAGTCTTAGCTCCGCTACGCACCTACGACGGAAAACACCAAACCGATCTCGAGCGCACGCTCAAGCTGTACTTCGCCGTAGGACAGAACATCAAAACGGCCTCCGAGCGGCTCTGCGTTCATCGCCAGACGATCTTCTACCGGCTCCGGCAGATCGGTGAAATCACCTCGCGAACACTCGAGAGTCCGCACGACCAGCTCACCTTCCGTATGGCGGTTGCAATCGATGAACTCCACAGCTAA
- a CDS encoding helix-turn-helix transcriptional regulator, with protein MKNRLRVLRAERNWSQAELANELGVSRQTINALEIQKYDPSLPLAYKIARLFDRPVEEIFLHEDA; from the coding sequence ATGAAGAATCGCTTGAGGGTCCTGCGCGCGGAGCGCAACTGGTCGCAGGCGGAGCTCGCCAACGAACTCGGGGTCAGCCGGCAGACGATCAACGCGCTGGAGATCCAAAAATACGATCCGAGCCTGCCGCTGGCATACAAGATCGCGCGCCTCTTCGACCGGCCCGTAGAAGAGATCTTCCTTCACGAGGACGCCTAG
- a CDS encoding glutamine synthetase family protein codes for MNSTAKAQWRRPSGKRDVVKIAREEDVRFVRLVFADIFGVSKNVSIPIDRLDDALEGRITFDGGSIDGFVRGEELDMVLRPDPSSFAVYPWRVAPEGREGRLICDIAMPDGSPFEGCPRSTLRRAVESAPRLAGVRIALEIEFYLFARGAGGESSTATSDVGSYFDFSANDRGEEARNAMVAALQSMGVPVASAHHEHGAGQHELDVAHDDPMAAADHALTLRTIAKHVAADFDLDATFMPKPLEERAGSGLHVDLRLPEESDEETALYVVGGLLTHAPATTAICNPTVNSYKRLVAAWDAPIYSVWSARSANTLVRVPPAQRPPRVEMRSPDPACNPYLALAVLIGAAADGIARSTLPGPAFAGSTYDLGEVERRERGITTLPKSLRQAIWELDGDAVVRSSLGDHLYHAFRDAKLEEYERYRRAVHPWEREQYLRLY; via the coding sequence ATGAACTCCACAGCTAAAGCGCAATGGCGCCGGCCTTCCGGCAAGCGCGACGTCGTAAAGATCGCGCGCGAAGAGGACGTCCGCTTCGTGCGTCTGGTCTTTGCGGACATCTTCGGAGTCAGCAAGAACGTTTCGATTCCCATCGACCGCCTCGACGACGCGCTCGAGGGCCGTATCACCTTCGATGGCGGCTCGATCGACGGTTTCGTACGCGGTGAGGAACTCGACATGGTCCTGCGTCCCGACCCGTCGTCCTTCGCGGTCTATCCTTGGCGCGTGGCCCCCGAGGGTCGCGAAGGCCGGCTGATCTGCGATATCGCGATGCCAGACGGGTCGCCGTTCGAAGGCTGTCCGCGCAGCACGCTGCGTCGTGCGGTCGAGAGCGCGCCGCGACTTGCCGGCGTTCGCATCGCTTTGGAGATCGAGTTCTACTTATTCGCCCGCGGGGCCGGTGGCGAATCGTCGACGGCCACTTCCGATGTCGGCTCGTATTTCGATTTCTCCGCAAACGACCGTGGTGAAGAAGCGCGCAATGCGATGGTCGCGGCGCTGCAGTCGATGGGCGTGCCCGTGGCGTCCGCGCACCACGAGCACGGCGCGGGGCAGCACGAGCTCGACGTCGCGCACGACGACCCGATGGCTGCCGCCGATCACGCGCTGACGCTGCGCACGATCGCCAAGCACGTCGCGGCCGACTTCGATCTCGATGCGACGTTCATGCCCAAGCCGCTCGAGGAACGCGCGGGAAGCGGGCTGCACGTGGATCTGCGCTTGCCCGAGGAGAGCGACGAAGAGACGGCGCTCTACGTCGTCGGCGGATTGCTGACGCACGCACCGGCGACCACCGCGATCTGCAATCCGACGGTCAACTCCTACAAACGGCTCGTGGCTGCCTGGGACGCGCCGATCTATTCGGTGTGGTCGGCCCGCAGCGCGAACACGCTCGTCCGCGTACCGCCCGCGCAACGACCGCCGCGCGTCGAGATGCGCAGCCCCGATCCGGCCTGCAACCCCTATCTCGCCCTTGCGGTGCTGATCGGGGCGGCGGCCGACGGGATCGCGCGCAGCACGCTTCCCGGCCCCGCCTTTGCCGGTTCCACGTACGACCTGGGCGAGGTCGAACGGCGCGAGCGCGGCATTACGACACTTCCGAAATCGCTGCGGCAGGCGATCTGGGAGCTCGACGGCGACGCGGTCGTGCGCAGTTCGCTCGGCGACCATCTCTATCACGCGTTTCGCGACGCGAAGCTCGAAGAGTACGAACGCTATCGCCGTGCCGTACACCCATGGGAGCGCGAACAGTACCTGCGCCTCTACTAG
- a CDS encoding CBS domain-containing protein has translation MAFTEGFVSELVGRRATINDLPIGRVADFLVGKPDAVFPQVDGLVIKTAQGLRFAPIESVADVDRNGTVALTLAPKEPAPAEQEELYLVADLLDKQIVDIDGRKVVRINDIELANAGGRLRVVAADVGIAGLLRRLGFRSIGRRWLSRIGNVPRSMIAWDSVAPIREVNPSHVRLSVKENRLARLHPSELAEIIGDLSAREAAAVVGQLDDETAADAFEHLDPDTRKNLIEDIGTERAADIIEEMDADDAADLLAELPEEQQSELLAEMNAYTAGELRALVQYPEDTAGGMMTTDYVWIYPHRTTEATIRKIREIAPVSEFIYYLYVLDKDDHLLGALSLRTLLLELPTAFIERIMETDLVTVAPDTSAVDVASTIAKYDLLAVPVLDDAGKMLGIVTVDDAIDAIMPDDIAKKLPRVRPRHRRLHAAAP, from the coding sequence CGTCTTCCCCCAGGTCGACGGATTGGTTATCAAGACCGCACAGGGTTTGCGTTTCGCGCCGATCGAGAGCGTCGCCGACGTCGATCGTAATGGAACCGTCGCGCTGACCCTGGCTCCCAAAGAGCCGGCCCCAGCCGAACAAGAGGAGCTCTATCTCGTTGCCGACCTGCTCGACAAGCAGATCGTCGATATCGACGGGCGCAAGGTCGTGCGCATCAACGACATCGAGCTGGCCAACGCCGGCGGACGCCTGCGCGTCGTCGCCGCCGACGTCGGAATCGCCGGGCTTCTTCGCCGGCTGGGCTTTCGCTCGATCGGGCGCCGCTGGCTCTCGCGCATCGGGAACGTGCCGCGTTCGATGATCGCTTGGGATTCGGTCGCGCCGATTCGCGAGGTCAACCCCTCGCACGTACGTCTTTCGGTCAAAGAGAACCGTTTAGCGCGGCTGCATCCCTCCGAGCTCGCGGAGATCATCGGCGACCTTTCGGCACGCGAAGCCGCGGCCGTCGTCGGACAGCTCGACGACGAGACCGCCGCCGACGCGTTCGAGCATCTCGATCCCGACACTCGCAAGAATCTCATCGAGGACATCGGCACCGAACGGGCGGCCGACATCATCGAAGAGATGGACGCCGACGACGCGGCGGATCTGCTCGCCGAGCTTCCCGAAGAGCAGCAATCGGAGCTGCTCGCCGAGATGAACGCGTATACGGCGGGCGAGCTGCGCGCGCTCGTGCAGTATCCCGAAGATACGGCCGGCGGGATGATGACGACCGATTACGTGTGGATCTATCCGCATCGGACGACCGAGGCGACGATTCGTAAGATTCGAGAGATCGCGCCGGTCTCGGAGTTCATCTACTACCTGTACGTGCTCGACAAGGACGACCATTTGCTCGGCGCACTCTCGCTGCGGACGCTGCTCTTGGAGCTGCCGACGGCGTTCATCGAGCGCATCATGGAGACCGATCTCGTCACCGTCGCCCCGGACACGTCCGCCGTCGACGTCGCCTCGACGATCGCGAAATACGACTTGCTCGCCGTGCCCGTTCTCGACGACGCCGGGAAGATGCTCGGGATCGTGACGGTCGACGACGCGATCGACGCGATTATGCCCGACGACATCGCGAAAAAGCTTCCGCGCGTCCGCCCGCGTCACCGTCGCCTGCATGCTGCGGCACCGTGA
- a CDS encoding NADH-quinone oxidoreductase subunit N — protein sequence MTIPFTNADWAAILPIGIVAVTALAVLLADLVSGRNQSRYVSVVIALAGAIAAGIVAGGQFGHDYNAFFGGFITGGFATVFEEIVLIGTAGAVLLYGALGPAQRTAGTTAIMLWSACGAMLMAGAANLITIFLGLELLSLGLYALCAAVDRKPARESALKYLILSSTATAFLLFGSALLFGATGSVMLADFVNPALASNPLFAVGGGMFLIGLAFKLSLVPFHTWTPDVFEGAPLPVTAFMSVVTKAGALAVFARFIYAALPAGVGSKLLLPVWIAAGISMIVGNAGMLAQTDLKRLLGYSGIAQIGYILVAMAGSTPLGLRYAIYYLTAYAFMNLGAFAVAAAISGPGEEGAKLESYRGLGRRRPWLAAAMTIFLLALSGLPPTAGFLGKILILAAGVANGYIWLAAALIVGTAISLYAYAKVVLAMYAPHEHAPAAMRPVVPLAWISAGLCAALVVIMAFYPLVPSNVLPLVR from the coding sequence GTGACGATACCGTTCACCAACGCCGACTGGGCGGCGATTCTGCCGATCGGGATCGTCGCGGTGACGGCGCTCGCCGTGCTGCTTGCCGACCTCGTCTCCGGCCGCAACCAGTCGCGCTACGTTTCGGTCGTAATCGCGCTGGCCGGCGCGATCGCGGCCGGCATCGTTGCCGGCGGCCAGTTCGGGCACGACTACAACGCCTTCTTCGGCGGATTCATAACCGGCGGCTTCGCTACTGTCTTCGAAGAGATCGTGCTCATTGGAACCGCGGGAGCGGTGCTGCTCTACGGTGCGCTCGGTCCGGCGCAGCGAACGGCCGGCACCACGGCGATCATGCTCTGGAGTGCGTGCGGCGCGATGTTGATGGCCGGCGCGGCGAATCTGATCACAATCTTTCTCGGGCTGGAGCTGCTGTCGCTCGGCCTGTACGCGCTCTGTGCGGCAGTCGATCGAAAGCCGGCGCGCGAGTCCGCGCTCAAATACTTGATACTCAGCTCGACTGCCACCGCTTTTCTGCTCTTCGGTTCGGCGTTGCTCTTCGGGGCTACCGGCAGCGTCATGCTCGCCGATTTCGTAAATCCGGCGCTCGCGTCGAACCCGCTCTTTGCGGTGGGCGGCGGAATGTTTTTGATCGGGCTTGCCTTTAAGCTGAGCCTGGTCCCATTCCATACGTGGACGCCCGACGTTTTCGAAGGAGCGCCGCTGCCGGTGACCGCCTTCATGAGCGTGGTCACCAAAGCCGGCGCCTTAGCGGTGTTTGCGAGGTTCATCTATGCCGCGCTGCCGGCGGGTGTTGGTTCGAAGCTCTTGCTGCCGGTTTGGATTGCGGCCGGCATCTCGATGATTGTCGGTAACGCCGGTATGCTCGCGCAGACGGATCTCAAGCGGCTGCTCGGATATTCGGGAATCGCGCAGATCGGTTACATTCTCGTCGCGATGGCGGGAAGTACGCCGCTGGGCCTGCGATACGCGATCTACTATTTGACGGCATACGCGTTCATGAACCTCGGCGCGTTTGCCGTTGCTGCCGCGATTTCGGGTCCCGGCGAAGAAGGCGCCAAGTTGGAGAGCTATCGCGGCCTCGGGCGCCGGCGCCCGTGGCTCGCCGCTGCAATGACGATCTTTCTCTTGGCACTCTCGGGATTGCCGCCGACGGCGGGCTTCCTCGGAAAGATTCTGATCCTCGCCGCGGGCGTCGCGAACGGCTATATCTGGCTCGCCGCAGCGCTGATCGTCGGAACGGCGATCTCGCTCTACGCCTACGCGAAGGTCGTGCTGGCGATGTATGCGCCGCACGAGCACGCGCCTGCAGCGATGAGGCCGGTCGTCCCGCTTGCCTGGATCAGCGCCGGACTCTGTGCCGCCTTGGTCGTGATTATGGCCTTCTACCCGCTCGTTCCGAGCAACGTGCTGCCGCTCGTTCGCTAG
- a CDS encoding tetratricopeptide repeat protein has translation MTRPYLSALVLTALVAGLGAPMAPAGAQTVILPTDAYKAADQEAAILYARQLIASGQLDAAVKQLEDFVATHPSGVEAARFLGDLYYRQGNFAKAEAVYRQLLARDSHDKETHNRLGVVLATENHIDAAIAQFQSALPGTDSIRDLVMLHLRKGDLPAYRADVERAARQNPSDGDLQEEYGEVLQAIHRPTEAIVYFQRSLDDDPTSIAALNGLGMAYLDVHDNTSASRYLQDCLNVDALNYACLNNFGVAKIQKNLYSDALGTFTRAHRLEPERPEALVNFGYLADLRGDWKRAVSYYVQAVSVDPYVPESYVNLGIDYEHNGLYSLAESALLKGVAATPWDGRIRYLLARAYAAQGQKTLALEQLRAAADSLDPDVVQIAKEESARLTTSTVTTPQ, from the coding sequence ATGACACGACCCTATCTATCGGCACTCGTTCTTACCGCACTGGTCGCTGGGCTCGGAGCTCCGATGGCTCCGGCCGGAGCGCAGACGGTGATCCTGCCCACCGACGCCTACAAGGCGGCGGACCAAGAGGCCGCGATTCTCTATGCTCGTCAGTTGATCGCTTCGGGCCAACTGGACGCCGCAGTTAAGCAGCTCGAGGACTTCGTCGCGACGCATCCCAGCGGGGTAGAGGCGGCTCGCTTCTTGGGCGACCTCTACTACCGTCAAGGGAATTTCGCTAAGGCCGAAGCGGTTTATCGCCAGCTGCTGGCGCGCGATTCGCACGATAAAGAGACGCACAATCGCTTGGGCGTCGTGCTGGCGACCGAAAACCACATTGACGCCGCCATCGCGCAATTTCAGAGCGCGTTGCCGGGAACCGACTCGATCCGAGATCTCGTCATGCTGCATCTGCGCAAGGGAGATCTGCCGGCCTACCGGGCCGACGTCGAGCGCGCCGCGCGGCAGAATCCCAGCGACGGCGATCTTCAAGAAGAGTACGGCGAGGTATTGCAGGCGATCCATCGTCCGACCGAAGCAATCGTCTACTTCCAGCGCTCGCTCGACGACGATCCGACGTCGATTGCCGCGCTCAACGGGCTGGGCATGGCGTATCTCGACGTGCACGACAACACTTCGGCATCGCGCTATCTTCAGGACTGCCTGAACGTCGACGCCTTGAACTATGCCTGCCTCAACAACTTCGGCGTCGCGAAGATTCAGAAAAATCTTTACAGCGACGCCTTGGGCACCTTTACTCGCGCGCACCGCTTGGAACCCGAGCGCCCCGAAGCGCTGGTGAACTTCGGGTACTTGGCCGATCTTCGCGGCGATTGGAAGCGAGCCGTGTCGTACTACGTACAAGCGGTGAGCGTCGACCCGTACGTTCCGGAGTCGTACGTCAATCTCGGCATCGACTACGAGCACAACGGCCTCTACTCGCTGGCTGAGTCGGCGCTGCTCAAAGGCGTCGCGGCGACCCCGTGGGACGGGCGGATCCGCTATCTGCTCGCTCGAGCCTACGCCGCGCAAGGGCAAAAGACGCTTGCGCTCGAGCAACTCAGAGCGGCAGCCGATTCACTCGACCCCGACGTCGTGCAGATTGCGAAAGAGGAGTCGGCGCGACTGACGACCTCGACCGTCACCACGCCGCAGTGA
- a CDS encoding RidA family protein gives MKPEQILTQHAPEPIGPYSQAIQIGSELYCSGQIPLDPQTGELIDGGIEQQAERVIENIGAVLCAAGCHFVDVVKTTIFLVDMKDFAAVNVVYERYFGASKPARSTVAVAALPRGARVEIECIART, from the coding sequence ATGAAACCGGAACAGATCTTAACGCAGCACGCTCCCGAACCGATCGGGCCGTACAGCCAAGCGATTCAGATCGGCAGCGAGCTCTATTGCAGCGGACAGATCCCGCTCGACCCGCAGACCGGCGAACTGATCGACGGGGGCATCGAGCAGCAAGCCGAGCGCGTCATCGAAAACATCGGCGCGGTGCTTTGCGCGGCCGGCTGCCACTTCGTCGACGTCGTGAAAACGACGATTTTTCTCGTGGACATGAAGGATTTCGCGGCGGTCAACGTCGTCTACGAGCGATACTTCGGGGCTTCGAAACCGGCTCGCTCGACCGTCGCAGTTGCCGCGCTGCCGCGCGGCGCTCGCGTCGAAATAGAGTGTATCGCTAGAACCTAG
- a CDS encoding aldo/keto reductase produces the protein MKYRTYPNSEISVSEVGFGLWTTSTGWWGDKSDDEAAALLREAFDLGVTLYDAADTYGNGRSEEQLAKAFAGRRERVVYATKFGYDFSNAAGARRGQMELAQDFSAAFVRKALEASLRRLQTDYVDIYQMHNARMAQIDDDALWELLEALKGEGKIRTYGVALGPAIGWLWEGVEAVRRRHAPSLQIIWNILEQYPGDEQIRAAATSHAPTGYMIRVPHSSGMLEGHYTAETTFPQNDHRRHRPHEWLINGVAKVEKLRFLEAPNRTLGQASIQWLLEEPRVMTVLPNIYDSTQLREFAAAPDAPALTQDELARIAELYAQNFGIEEPPMNFKGTMTMPEHSLSS, from the coding sequence ATGAAGTACCGGACCTATCCCAACAGCGAGATTTCCGTCAGCGAGGTCGGCTTCGGACTCTGGACGACGTCGACCGGATGGTGGGGCGACAAGAGCGACGATGAGGCGGCCGCGCTGTTGCGGGAAGCTTTCGATCTCGGCGTGACGCTGTACGACGCGGCCGACACCTACGGCAACGGCCGCAGCGAGGAGCAGCTCGCAAAAGCCTTCGCCGGCCGGCGCGAGCGCGTCGTCTACGCTACGAAGTTCGGCTACGATTTCTCGAATGCCGCCGGCGCGCGTCGCGGTCAGATGGAGCTGGCGCAAGACTTTTCGGCTGCATTCGTCCGCAAAGCGCTCGAGGCGTCGCTGCGCCGGCTGCAGACCGATTACGTCGACATCTACCAAATGCACAACGCACGGATGGCGCAGATCGACGACGATGCGCTCTGGGAGCTGCTTGAAGCACTCAAAGGCGAGGGGAAGATCCGGACGTACGGCGTCGCTTTGGGACCGGCCATCGGCTGGCTCTGGGAAGGCGTCGAGGCGGTGAGGCGCCGGCACGCTCCCAGCCTGCAGATCATCTGGAACATCCTCGAGCAGTATCCCGGCGACGAGCAGATCCGCGCAGCAGCAACGTCGCACGCACCGACGGGCTACATGATTCGCGTCCCCCACTCGAGTGGAATGCTCGAGGGGCACTACACCGCCGAGACGACCTTCCCGCAGAACGATCATCGGCGACACCGTCCGCACGAGTGGCTGATCAACGGCGTTGCCAAAGTTGAAAAGCTGCGCTTCCTCGAGGCTCCCAATCGAACGCTCGGGCAAGCGTCGATTCAGTGGCTTCTCGAGGAGCCGCGCGTGATGACCGTGCTGCCGAACATCTACGATTCCACGCAGCTGCGCGAGTTTGCCGCCGCGCCCGACGCACCCGCTCTGACGCAGGACGAACTCGCGCGCATCGCCGAGTTATACGCCCAAAACTTCGGCATCGAGGAGCCACCGATGAACTTTAAGGGAACGATGACGATGCCCGAACACTCGCTTTCGTCATGA